A single genomic interval of Bacteroidales bacterium harbors:
- a CDS encoding T9SS type A sorting domain-containing protein has translation MQVNQPPELTVNLGDDIVSTENVTLDAGEGFAFYLWSTDEITQTIEVTTSGLYSVTVTDANGCTASDEINVEINTGINDIHNENLVKIIPNPNDGNFKLFIDYNVDCTIELYNSTGQLIFSDKYYNNKNGKSNLITCPDCKKGVYYLKLSGKNINTIKKIIVE, from the coding sequence ATGCAGGTTAATCAACCCCCCGAACTTACTGTTAATCTCGGAGATGATATTGTTAGTACAGAAAATGTAACACTTGATGCTGGCGAAGGATTTGCCTTTTATCTGTGGTCAACAGATGAAATTACACAAACTATTGAAGTAACAACAAGCGGTTTGTATTCTGTTACTGTAACGGATGCAAATGGCTGTACTGCAAGCGATGAAATAAATGTGGAAATTAACACCGGAATAAATGATATCCATAATGAAAATTTGGTAAAAATTATCCCAAATCCAAATGATGGTAATTTCAAATTGTTTATTGATTATAATGTGGATTGTACGATTGAATTATACAATTCAACAGGTCAATTGATTTTTTCTGATAAGTATTATAATAATAAGAATGGAAAAAGTAATTTAATAACATGCCCCGATTGTAAAAAAGGCGTTTATTATCTGAAACTATCAGGAAAAAATATTAATACAATCAAAAAAATAATTGTTGAATAA